A region of Paraburkholderia largidicola DNA encodes the following proteins:
- a CDS encoding substrate-binding domain-containing protein, with translation MIRIECQAQLIVRDSNGQTSSLSDAVPLLSLVDQTGSIAQAAALKGLSYRHAWGLLRAIETQLGGALIEKERGRGSALSELGRAVLRAQRLCGERLDGNMQALASEVAADLNRWLAPPAEDVRIHASHGYAVAALVTALVADEVPLDIKYRDSAEAITALARGECDLAGFHLPRGEFRAACADKYRQWLDPQRHVLVHLTRRKQGLFLAKGNPKGIGGLTDLARDDIRFVNRQHGSGTRMLIDLALRRVGVDPDRVNGYASTELTHSAIAAFVASGMADVGFGVEPAAHHFGLDFIPVVDEDYYFACDRARLEREPLTTVMSVMRGNPFRQSVAHLEGYDPVDCGKLLELEAGLEESGA, from the coding sequence ATGATTCGAATCGAATGCCAGGCGCAACTGATTGTGCGGGACAGCAACGGCCAAACGTCCAGCCTGTCTGACGCTGTGCCGCTCCTGTCCCTCGTGGACCAGACGGGCAGCATCGCGCAGGCCGCTGCGCTTAAGGGTTTGTCCTACCGTCATGCATGGGGTTTGCTGCGCGCCATCGAAACTCAACTGGGCGGCGCGCTAATCGAGAAAGAGCGTGGCCGCGGCTCGGCGCTCTCGGAACTCGGACGGGCCGTGTTGCGCGCGCAACGACTTTGCGGCGAGCGTCTGGACGGCAACATGCAGGCGCTGGCAAGCGAAGTCGCCGCCGATCTGAACCGCTGGCTTGCGCCGCCCGCAGAAGACGTGCGCATTCATGCGTCGCACGGCTATGCGGTGGCCGCGCTCGTAACAGCGCTCGTCGCCGACGAAGTGCCCCTCGACATCAAATACCGCGACAGCGCCGAAGCGATCACCGCGCTCGCGCGCGGCGAGTGCGATCTGGCGGGCTTCCATCTGCCGCGCGGTGAGTTCCGTGCGGCATGCGCGGACAAGTATCGCCAGTGGCTCGATCCGCAGCGGCATGTGCTCGTGCATCTGACGCGGCGCAAGCAAGGGCTCTTTCTCGCGAAGGGCAATCCGAAGGGCATAGGCGGATTGACCGACCTCGCGCGCGACGACATCCGCTTCGTCAACCGGCAACACGGTTCCGGCACGCGCATGTTGATTGATCTCGCGCTGCGGCGCGTCGGTGTCGATCCGGATCGCGTGAACGGCTATGCGTCGACTGAACTGACGCATTCGGCGATCGCGGCTTTCGTCGCGAGCGGGATGGCGGACGTCGGCTTCGGTGTCGAACCGGCTGCGCATCACTTTGGGCTCGACTTCATCCCGGTCGTCGACGAGGACTATTACTTTGCATGCGATCGCGCGCGGCTGGAACGCGAACCGCTGACGACGGTGATGTCGGTGATGCGCGGCAATCCGTTCCGGCAGAGCGTCGCGCATCTGGAAGGCTACGATCCCGTCGATTGCGGGAAGCTGCTCGAACTGGAAGCCGGTCTGGAGGAGAGCGGGGCCTGA
- a CDS encoding COG4315 family predicted lipoprotein: MRKTLLLIAALAVQQAAFAAPPKTMDGHLVDEQGRTLYTFDKDTTPGKSACSGGCAAAWPAAAAAAGDKPSGDWTVIDGADGQKQWAYKGKPLYRFAKDEKPGDMKGDGFKDVWHTAKP, encoded by the coding sequence ATGCGCAAGACTCTCCTTCTCATCGCCGCGCTCGCCGTACAACAGGCCGCCTTCGCCGCGCCGCCGAAAACCATGGACGGACATTTGGTCGACGAACAGGGACGCACGCTCTACACCTTCGACAAGGACACGACGCCGGGCAAGAGCGCCTGCTCGGGCGGTTGCGCAGCGGCATGGCCCGCGGCCGCTGCCGCAGCCGGCGACAAGCCCTCGGGCGACTGGACCGTGATCGACGGCGCGGACGGGCAGAAGCAGTGGGCGTACAAAGGCAAGCCGCTCTACCGCTTCGCGAAGGACGAGAAGCCCGGCGACATGAAGGGGGACGGCTTTAAGGACGTGTGGCACACAGCGAAGCCGTAA
- a CDS encoding glycosyltransferase family 4 protein, with translation MKILLTNFHTGRGGGHDTYVVSIARALAARHEVFVGAPKTSRLLQHASGVANIRALPMEFPAKLKELGRFVGAIRELRALLERERFDVVHVNGSPDHRLVLLATLFAPFKRPYCVYTKHNTIRVKRDFMTKLKARRATHHVIAVSKPAARLLEGSVYADCGLSVIPNGVDIHHYAPFDDAVAVRRRDALLGAKHAGKLVVGTITGFDWYKGTMDMVAAVAALPEDLRKQVVLVVVGTEPNDEQRKVIDALNMNEHLLISGFTDDVRDYVATFDAGFMVSYAVESSSFACREMMAMGRPVLVTRYASLPENVDDGIDGWIVEPRDTQAMTAQLRAMLANRGQLPAMGRHARAKAEREFCNSKFIQETEEVYVRAAA, from the coding sequence ATGAAAATACTATTGACCAACTTCCACACCGGTCGTGGAGGCGGTCACGACACGTACGTCGTTTCTATTGCGCGGGCGTTGGCCGCGCGTCACGAAGTCTTCGTCGGTGCGCCGAAGACCAGCAGGCTGTTGCAGCATGCAAGCGGCGTTGCCAATATCCGCGCGTTGCCGATGGAGTTTCCCGCCAAGCTCAAGGAGCTTGGGCGCTTTGTCGGCGCGATCCGCGAACTGCGTGCGCTGCTCGAGCGCGAGCGCTTCGATGTGGTTCATGTGAACGGCTCGCCCGATCATCGGCTCGTGCTGCTGGCGACGCTGTTCGCCCCGTTCAAGCGGCCGTATTGTGTGTACACCAAGCACAACACGATCCGCGTCAAACGCGACTTCATGACGAAGCTCAAGGCGCGGCGCGCGACGCATCACGTGATCGCCGTGTCGAAGCCGGCGGCGCGATTGCTCGAAGGGTCGGTGTATGCGGATTGCGGGTTGTCGGTGATTCCGAATGGCGTCGATATCCATCACTACGCACCCTTTGACGACGCAGTGGCCGTGCGCAGGCGCGACGCGCTGCTCGGTGCGAAGCATGCCGGGAAGCTGGTGGTCGGCACGATTACCGGCTTCGACTGGTACAAGGGGACGATGGACATGGTGGCGGCCGTCGCCGCGTTGCCGGAGGATTTGCGCAAGCAGGTCGTGCTGGTGGTTGTCGGCACGGAGCCGAATGACGAGCAGCGCAAGGTCATCGACGCGCTGAACATGAACGAGCATCTGCTGATCAGCGGCTTCACGGACGACGTGCGTGACTATGTCGCGACGTTCGATGCCGGCTTCATGGTGTCGTACGCGGTGGAAAGCAGTTCCTTCGCATGCCGCGAGATGATGGCGATGGGGCGGCCGGTGCTCGTCACCCGCTACGCGAGCCTGCCTGAGAACGTCGACGATGGCATCGACGGCTGGATCGTCGAGCCGCGCGACACGCAGGCGATGACCGCGCAGCTGCGTGCGATGCTCGCGAACCGTGGCCAGCTACCCGCGATGGGGCGACATGCACGCGCCAAAGCCGAACGGGAGTTCTGCAACAGCAAGTTCATTCAGGAAACGGAAGAGGTGTACGTGCGCGCTGCGGCGTGA
- a CDS encoding PAAR domain-containing protein: MSNPDDLTMARLGDATDHGGKIVEATQDLTDEGIAVALDGHLVACPRCGGKYPIIASGRRRHNGKRIAYIGDITTCGAKLVRA; this comes from the coding sequence ATGAGCAACCCAGACGACCTCACTATGGCCCGCCTCGGTGACGCCACCGACCACGGCGGCAAGATCGTCGAGGCGACGCAGGATCTGACCGATGAAGGTATCGCCGTTGCGCTCGACGGTCACCTGGTCGCCTGTCCGCGCTGCGGCGGTAAATATCCGATCATCGCTAGCGGGCGACGTCGGCACAACGGCAAGCGCATCGCGTACATCGGCGATATCACGACCTGTGGCGCGAAGCTTGTCCGCGCGTAA
- a CDS encoding HAD family hydrolase — MSDPTPLPQREDEEASVGLCQGILFDLDGTLADTAPDLAAAVNKMRHERGLEMVPLEQLRPLASAGARGLLGGAFGIGPDHHDYASMRDEFLANYEADLCIETLLFPGIGDILDDLDARGVRWGIVTNKVARLTEPLVAQLGLGARAGCVVSGDTTPHSKPHPAPLLHAAKELDLPPERIVYVGDDLRDVQAGFAAGMVTVAAAYGYCGNDIPPTQWHAQHVVKSTGELHNLLRDIS; from the coding sequence GCCAGGGCATTCTGTTCGACCTCGACGGCACGCTTGCCGACACCGCGCCCGACCTCGCCGCAGCCGTCAACAAGATGCGCCATGAGCGCGGCCTCGAGATGGTGCCACTTGAGCAGTTGCGCCCGCTTGCCTCAGCGGGTGCGCGCGGCCTGCTCGGCGGCGCGTTCGGCATCGGCCCGGACCATCATGACTACGCGTCGATGCGCGACGAGTTCCTGGCGAACTACGAAGCGGATCTGTGCATCGAAACGCTGCTGTTCCCAGGCATCGGCGACATTCTCGACGACCTCGATGCACGCGGCGTGCGCTGGGGCATCGTGACGAACAAGGTCGCGCGGCTGACGGAGCCACTCGTCGCCCAGCTCGGGCTGGGCGCGCGCGCGGGCTGTGTCGTCAGCGGCGACACGACACCGCATTCGAAGCCCCACCCTGCGCCGCTGCTGCACGCCGCGAAGGAACTGGACCTGCCGCCGGAGCGGATCGTCTATGTCGGCGACGATCTGCGCGATGTGCAAGCAGGCTTTGCGGCCGGCATGGTGACGGTCGCGGCGGCGTATGGCTATTGCGGTAACGACATTCCGCCGACGCAATGGCACGCACAGCATGTCGTCAAGTCGACGGGCGAACTGCATAACCTGCTACGCGACATCAGTTGA